The Candidatus Binataceae bacterium genome has a segment encoding these proteins:
- a CDS encoding NADH-quinone oxidoreductase subunit NuoF — protein MSTRIYLSRDSGALSVGAEAVARGLSEEAARRGIEIELIRTGSRGLYWLEPLVEVEGARGRIAYGPVTPGAISELLSALFAGGDHPLLLGPTEQLPYLARQERLTFARVGVIDPLSVSDYLAHGGYRGLRRALELSADQIVAEVIDSGLRGRGGAGFPCGVKWRTALAAPGARKYVVCNADEGDSGTFADRMLMEGDPLTLIEGMTIAGLAIGATQGYIYLRSEYPHAAAILEQALAGARAGGYLGGDLMGSGRRFDLELRVGAGAYICGEETALLESLEGKRGMVRYKPPLPAIHGLFGQPTAINNVLTLASVPLILERGGKFYQEYGSGRSRGTQPIQLAGNVRRPGLIEKAFGISLREIVYDFGGGTASGRPLRAVQVGGPLGAYLPEALLDTPLDYEALAEVGGLLGHGGIVVFDDTVDMAAMARYAMEFCAVESCGKCTPCRIGSTRGVEILDAIIAGRHRPDQFALLEELCATMEAASLCALGGLTPLPVRSAIRHFPADFGLERAPQLT, from the coding sequence ATGAGCACCCGCATCTATCTTTCCCGCGATAGCGGCGCGCTCTCGGTGGGCGCCGAAGCTGTGGCACGCGGCCTATCCGAAGAGGCGGCGCGACGCGGCATTGAGATCGAATTGATTCGCACTGGCTCGCGCGGCCTGTATTGGTTGGAGCCGCTAGTAGAGGTCGAAGGCGCGCGTGGTCGAATCGCCTACGGTCCGGTTACGCCCGGCGCTATCTCCGAGCTGCTCTCGGCTTTGTTTGCCGGCGGCGATCATCCACTGCTGCTGGGTCCGACCGAGCAGCTTCCCTACTTGGCGCGTCAGGAACGGTTGACCTTTGCGCGAGTGGGCGTGATCGATCCGCTCTCCGTGAGCGACTACCTCGCTCACGGTGGCTATCGCGGTCTGCGCCGCGCGCTGGAGCTGAGCGCCGATCAGATCGTCGCCGAGGTGATCGATTCGGGATTGCGCGGGCGCGGCGGCGCCGGCTTTCCCTGCGGAGTCAAATGGCGTACCGCCTTGGCCGCGCCCGGCGCGCGCAAATACGTGGTCTGCAACGCCGATGAAGGCGACTCGGGCACCTTCGCCGATCGGATGTTGATGGAGGGCGATCCGCTGACCTTGATCGAGGGCATGACCATCGCCGGCCTGGCGATCGGCGCCACCCAGGGCTACATCTACCTGCGCTCGGAATATCCCCACGCCGCGGCCATCCTGGAGCAGGCGCTGGCGGGGGCGCGCGCCGGCGGCTATCTGGGCGGCGATCTGATGGGCAGCGGCCGGCGTTTTGACCTGGAGTTGCGAGTGGGTGCCGGAGCGTACATCTGCGGCGAGGAAACGGCGCTGCTGGAGAGTCTGGAGGGCAAGCGCGGGATGGTGCGCTACAAGCCGCCGCTGCCCGCTATCCATGGCCTCTTCGGCCAACCCACCGCGATCAACAACGTGCTGACCTTGGCCTCGGTGCCGCTGATTCTGGAGCGCGGCGGAAAATTCTACCAGGAATATGGCAGCGGCCGCTCGCGCGGCACCCAGCCCATTCAACTGGCGGGCAACGTCAGGCGACCGGGTTTGATCGAGAAGGCCTTCGGGATAAGCCTTCGAGAAATCGTCTATGACTTCGGCGGCGGCACCGCCAGCGGCCGGCCGCTGCGCGCGGTCCAGGTCGGCGGCCCATTGGGCGCCTATCTGCCCGAGGCGCTGCTCGACACGCCGCTGGATTACGAAGCGCTCGCCGAGGTCGGCGGCCTGCTCGGTCACGGCGGAATCGTGGTCTTTGATGACACCGTCGATATGGCCGCGATGGCGCGCTACGCGATGGAATTTTGCGCGGTGGAGTCGTGCGGCAAGTGCACCCCGTGCCGGATCGGTTCCACCCGCGGCGTGGAAATTCTCGACGCGATTATTGCCGGCCGCCACCGCCCCGATCAGTTCGCGCTGCTGGAGGAGCTGTGCGCTACAATGGAGGCGGCGTCGCTATGCGCGTTAGGCGGTCTGACTCCGCTGCCGGTGCGCAGCGCGATTCGCCATTTCCCCGCCGATTTCGGTCTTGAACGCGCGCCCCAGCTTACCTGA
- a CDS encoding formate dehydrogenase subunit gamma, translated as MAMDKLSQEQHARVVSIARALKQREGALLPILHRVQAELGHIPPAAVAPIAEELNLSRAEVHGVISFYHDFRTTPAGRVVIQLCRAESCQAVGAQALADRVRKRLGIDFGQTGADGAATLLPVYCLGNCACSPAITIDGQLFGRLTPERLDELLDAHGLRAQAR; from the coding sequence ATGGCGATGGATAAGCTCAGTCAGGAGCAACACGCGCGAGTGGTTTCGATCGCGCGCGCTCTCAAGCAGCGCGAGGGTGCCTTGCTGCCGATCCTTCATCGGGTGCAGGCGGAATTGGGCCATATTCCGCCCGCCGCGGTAGCCCCGATCGCCGAGGAACTCAACCTGTCGCGCGCCGAAGTGCACGGCGTAATCAGCTTCTATCACGATTTCCGCACCACCCCGGCCGGCCGTGTGGTGATTCAGCTCTGCCGCGCCGAGTCCTGCCAGGCGGTGGGCGCCCAGGCCCTCGCCGACCGGGTCCGGAAGCGGCTGGGAATCGACTTCGGCCAGACTGGCGCCGATGGCGCTGCCACTTTGCTGCCGGTCTATTGCCTGGGCAATTGCGCCTGCTCGCCGGCCATCACCATCGATGGCCAGCTCTTTGGCCGCCTTACTCCCGAGCGCCTGGATGAACTGCTCGACGCTCATGGCTTGAGGGCGCAAGCGCGATGA